A genomic segment from Spinacia oleracea cultivar Varoflay chromosome 3, BTI_SOV_V1, whole genome shotgun sequence encodes:
- the LOC110788061 gene encoding probable mannitol dehydrogenase, with amino-acid sequence MGKSAEDVHPQKAFGWAARDSSGVLSPFNFSRRATGEVDVSFKVIYVGICHSDLHFIKNEWGTSDFINASNPAVPGHEMVGVVTEVGKKVQKLKIGDKVGVGCLVGSCRWCENCGNNLENYCSKLVVTYGSTYYDGSPTYGGYSDIMVVDEHFAVCIPDNMELDATAPLLCAGITVYSPLRYFGLDKPGIHVGVVGLGGLGHLAVKFAKAFGAKVTVISTSPNKKDEAINHLGAHSFLFSRDPQQMQGAAGTMEGIIDTVSAPHPLLPLITLLKTDGKLITIGVPDKPLELPVFPLIMGRKMVAGSGIGGMKETQEMIDFAAKHDIKADIEVIPMDYVNTAMDRLHKGDVRYRFVIDIANTLKPA; translated from the exons ATGGGAAAATCAGCTGAAGATGTACATCCACAAAAGGCATTTGGATGGGCCGCTAGAGACTCTTCTGGAGTCCTCTCCCCTTTCAACTTCTCTAGAAG GGCAACAGGGGAGGTGGATGTGAGTTTCAAAGTGATATATGTTGGGATATGTCACTCCGATCTCCACTTCATTAAGAATGAATGGGGGACAAGTGATTTCATTAATGCCTCCAACCCTGCAGTTCCAGG GCATGAGATGGTAGGGGTGGTGACAGAAGTAGGGAAGAAAGTGCAGAAATTAAAAATAGGGGACAAAGTTGGGGTGGGATGCTTAGTTGGATCATGTCGTTGGTGTGAGAATTGTGGAAACAACCTTGAGAATTACTGTTCAAAGTTGGTTGTAACGTATGGATCCACTTACTATGATGGTAGTCCTACATATGGAGGATATTCTGATATTATGGTAGTTGATGAGCATTTTGCTGTATGCATTCCTGACAACATGGAACTAGATGCTACTGCACCGCTTCTATGCGCTGGCATCACTGTCTATAGCCCATTGAGATACTTTGGGCTTGATAAACCTGGAATACATGTTGGTGTTGTTGGTCTTGGTGGTCTTGGACACTTGGCTGTCAAATTTGCTAAGGCTTTCGGGGCTAAAGTCACTGTTATCAGTACCTCGCCTAACAAGAAAGATGAAGCTATCAACCATCTTGGTGCTCATTCCTTTTTGTTCAGTCGCGATCCTCAACAAATgcag GGTGCTGCAGGGACAATGGAAGGTATAATTGATACAGTTTCCGCACCTCATCCTCTATTACCATTGATCACTCTCCTGAAAACTGACGGAAAACTCATCACAATTGGTGTTCCAGACAAACCACTTGAGTTACCCGTCTTCCCTTTGATTATGG GGAGGAAGATGGTGGCTGGAAGCGGAATTGGAGGCATGAAGGAGACTCAAGAGATGATCGACTTTGCAGCAAAGCACGATATTAAAGCCGATATTGAGGTTATTCCAATGGATTATGTCAACACCGCCATGGACCGTCTACACAAAGGAGACGTCAGGTACCGTTTTGTCATTGACATCGCCAATACCCTCAAACCTGCATGA